One Capsicum annuum cultivar UCD-10X-F1 chromosome 2, UCD10Xv1.1, whole genome shotgun sequence genomic window carries:
- the LOC107859354 gene encoding protein DEHYDRATION-INDUCED 19 isoform X2, whose amino-acid sequence MDSDFWTSRLAVAKRQLNLQQHHSYNHQSSQLDRLSIDDFEVEEEVRPDFPCPYCYEDFDIASLCSHLEEEHSCESRITVCPICSHKVSRDMLSHITVQHAHLLRVQRRRRLRRVAIPSSQALSLLGRDLREAHLQVLLGGSGYRSSSAASTTAAAASDPFLSSLALNYPTLEAEEISKSVLSTVEDSTTKNVTSQHIWKLSFDPSLSAEEREKRIRQATGRAVFIQDLFASSLLAD is encoded by the exons ATGGATTCAGATTTCTGGACTTCTCGTCTTGCAGTTGCTAAACGCCAGTTAAATTTGCAGCAACATCATTCCTACAATCATCAATCTTCTCAACTcg ATAGGTTGAGCATCGATGATTTCGAGGTTGAAGAAGAGGTCCGACCCGATTTTCCATGTCCGTATTGTTATGAGGATTTTGATATTGCCTCTCTTTGTTCGCATCTTGAAGAGGAACATTCTTGCGAATCCAGAATCACT GTCTGTCCCATTTGTTCTCATAAAGTTTCGAGGGACATGTTAAGTCATATTACGGTGCAACATGCACACTTGCTCAGG GTGCAGCGGCGCCGTAGATTACGTAGAGTTGCAATTCCCAGCAGTCAGGCACTCTCTCTATTAGGTAGAGATCTTCGTGAAGCTCATTTGCAGGTACTTTTAGGAGGCAGTGGATATCGATCAAGCAGTGCAGCATCAACCACTGCAGCGGCAGCCAGTGACCCCTTCCTTTCATCTCTAGCTTTGAACTACCCCACACTTGAAGCAGAGGAAATTTCAAAATCTGTTTTATCCACCGTTGAGGACTCTACTACGAAGAACGTGACATCACAGCATATATGGAAGTTAAG TTTTGACCCTTCACTAAGTGCGGAAGAGCGAGAAAAGAGGATAAGACAGGCTACTGGAAGGGCTGTCTTTATCCAAGATCTGTTTGCCTCCTCATTGTTAGCTGACTAA
- the LOC107859354 gene encoding protein DEHYDRATION-INDUCED 19 isoform X1 — MDSDFWTSRLAVAKRQLNLQQHHSYNHQSSQLVDRLSIDDFEVEEEVRPDFPCPYCYEDFDIASLCSHLEEEHSCESRITVCPICSHKVSRDMLSHITVQHAHLLRVQRRRRLRRVAIPSSQALSLLGRDLREAHLQVLLGGSGYRSSSAASTTAAAASDPFLSSLALNYPTLEAEEISKSVLSTVEDSTTKNVTSQHIWKLSFDPSLSAEEREKRIRQATGRAVFIQDLFASSLLAD; from the exons ATGGATTCAGATTTCTGGACTTCTCGTCTTGCAGTTGCTAAACGCCAGTTAAATTTGCAGCAACATCATTCCTACAATCATCAATCTTCTCAACTcg TAGATAGGTTGAGCATCGATGATTTCGAGGTTGAAGAAGAGGTCCGACCCGATTTTCCATGTCCGTATTGTTATGAGGATTTTGATATTGCCTCTCTTTGTTCGCATCTTGAAGAGGAACATTCTTGCGAATCCAGAATCACT GTCTGTCCCATTTGTTCTCATAAAGTTTCGAGGGACATGTTAAGTCATATTACGGTGCAACATGCACACTTGCTCAGG GTGCAGCGGCGCCGTAGATTACGTAGAGTTGCAATTCCCAGCAGTCAGGCACTCTCTCTATTAGGTAGAGATCTTCGTGAAGCTCATTTGCAGGTACTTTTAGGAGGCAGTGGATATCGATCAAGCAGTGCAGCATCAACCACTGCAGCGGCAGCCAGTGACCCCTTCCTTTCATCTCTAGCTTTGAACTACCCCACACTTGAAGCAGAGGAAATTTCAAAATCTGTTTTATCCACCGTTGAGGACTCTACTACGAAGAACGTGACATCACAGCATATATGGAAGTTAAG TTTTGACCCTTCACTAAGTGCGGAAGAGCGAGAAAAGAGGATAAGACAGGCTACTGGAAGGGCTGTCTTTATCCAAGATCTGTTTGCCTCCTCATTGTTAGCTGACTAA